AATAAAGAGGGGTCTTTGTCGTACTCCGGGGGTGAGGCCTTTGCTATAGACATTGATCAGCACACTCAGTTAAATGATTTCAAGTCGGAAATAGCAGAAATGTTTGATTTTAGCGTTGATAATATGATTATCAAGTATTTTCTTCCTGGTAATAAGAAGACCCTCATCACAATTTCCAAAGACAAGGATTTGCAGCGCATGGTGAATTTTCTGGGTGATTCTGTCACTGTTGACGTGTTTATCATGCCAGAGGAGGCTGCAGCCCGAAATGTATCCAATATGCCTGCTAGTAGGTAGTTATTAATGTTTTTGCATATATTCCCCTGGATCCATGGCTTCTGCAATCACACCATGTTATGGAGTTAGAGGGTGGGcgtttttcatttcaaaaggGAATAATTCCCTTGTTTCTTTAGTCAAAATTGATCATTCCTCTCTGTACTGTGGTGTGAATTGTTGTGGTTGTGAAAAACCATAATGAGTATTTAGGAAAAATAACTTTGAATCAGAAATGTTCCTAGTTTAACAATCTTTTGGCATACTTGATCGTGCAGGTCGAGCAGGACGACTGTGTCGGAAGCAGTGATTCCTGTAGTTGCCCCTCTTAATATTCGAGTTGATACAGCTAATGGCAATAATTGTATGGATATCGACATGGTCAGTGGAACCCCTATAAGCTACCTTGCTGGTTCAGATGATGACAAGCATCGTAAAGCTGCACAACAGTGGGAAAACACCATCACTGGTGTGGACCAAAGATTTAACAGTTTCAGTGAATTCCGAGAAGCTCTGCATAAATACTCAATTGCACATGGGTTTGCTTAtagatataagaaaaatgacagCCATCGTGTCACTGTCAAATGCAAATCCCAAGGTTGTCCTTGGAGAATATATGCATCAAGGTTGTCTACGACCCAGTTGATTTGtatcaagaaaatgaacacACAACATACTTGTGAAGGAGCTGCTGTAAAAGCTGGGTATCGCGCAACTAGGGGTTGGGTGGGAAGTATCATAAAGGAGAAGTTGAAAGTTGCCCCAAACTACAAGCCAAAGGATATTGCAGATGACATCAAACGAGAGTATGGGATTCAATTAAATTATTCTCAGGCATGGCGTGCAAAAGAGATTGCAAGGGAGCAGCTTCAAGGTTCTTATAAAGAGGCATATAATCTGTTGCCCTTTTTCTGTGAGAAGATAAAGGAAACTAACCCGGGGAGTGTCGCCACATTTACCACTAAGGATGACTCAAGCTTTCATCGTCTCTTTGTATCATTCCATGCCTCGATGTCTGGTTTTCAGCAAGGATGTCGCCCTCTCCTTTTCCTTGATAGCACTCCACTCAATTCGAAATACCAAGGGGTACTATTATCTGCAACAGCTGTCGATGGCGATGATGGTATCTTTCCAATAGCCTTCGCTGTTGTAGACGCTGAGACTGAGGAAAACTGGCATTGGTTTGTAATGGAACTTAAATCTGCAGTGTCAACATCTCAGCAGATTACATTTGTTGCTGATTTTCAGAATGGCCTAAAGGAGTCATTGGCTGAGATATTTGATAAATGCTACCACAGCTATTGCTTACGCCATCTTGCTGAGAAACTTAATAAGGACTTGAAGGGGCAATTTTCTCATGAGGCAAGGCGAtttatgattaatgatttatatgCGGCTGCTTATGCACCCAAACTTGATGGTTTTAATCGTAGTGTTGAGAACATTAAAGGCATTTCTCCTGAAGCTTACAATTGGGTCATACAAAGTGAGCCGGAGCACTGGGCAAATGCATTCTTTGGAGGAGCAAGGTATAACCTAATGACATCAAACTTTGGACAACAATTCTACAGTTGGGTATCGGAAGCACATGAGTTGCCAATAACACAGATGATTGATGCATTGCGAGGTAAGATGATGGAATCTATCTATATGCGTAGAGTGGATTCCAGTCAAAGGACAACAAAGTTAACACCATCTAAAGAAGAAAGGCTACAAAAGGAAACTTCATTAGCTCAATCACTTCAAGTGTTACACTTACATGGTAACACATTTGAGGTTCGTGGAGAATCTGTGGATGTAGTTGATATTGATCATTGGGATTGTAGCTGCAAGGAATGGCAATTAACTGGTTTGCCTTGCTGCCATGCTATTGCTGTCTTTGAATGCATTGGTAGGAGCCCATATGATTATTGCTCCAGATACTTCACAGTTGAAAATTACTGTTTAACATATGCGGAGTCCATTCACCCAGTTCCAAATGTAGACAGACCAATTGAGGGTGAATCAGCTGATGCAATAGTTACTGTAACCCCTCCACCTACTAAACGACCACCAGGCCGGCCAAAGATGAAGCAGGCTGAATCCATAGACATTATTAAACGCCAGCTCCAGTGTAGCAAGTGCAAAGGCCTAGGCCACAATAAGAAGACATGCAAAGATTCCTAGTAGACATGTTAGGACATTGTTAATTAGGTAACACTCTTGCTTTCCTGctgtatattttttcaaaaaaatttgttgGCGGTTTGGTTTTGTGCTTTTGAGAGTTTAGGATGGTTTAGAATCTTCTCTTTGTAGCTCATGTCAATGCTGACCACAGTTTACTGCATATTTTACATCATATTACTCAACTAGTTCTTGTTCTCTATCCTGTAAATTGTCTTGTTCTTTTTCCTGTAAATTATACTGATATTTCTGTGGTGTGCATAGTTAGTTCTAGGCGTATATGTGTATGTTGTTGTCATATGTTTGtccttataataaaaaaacgtTAGGTATGTACATTGTTCATGTCTGTGTCTTATGTTTATTGTGTGTATATGCCTGAGATTGCATGTGCGTCTACAGGTGGACATATGGCTCATGCATGAGCATGAGATTTTGCATATTTCATGTTATAGCCATCATTGTATTTGTGtctaaatacaaaaaatctaCCTAATAATAAGTAAAGGTAAATAATACAATGAGCAAGGTGATCCTAATGAATGATGGTGTTTGGACCGTTAATGATGTTAAACTTTGTGTCTTATTAACTTGATGTAAAACCAGATAGAGAGGTTGATAATGCACTTCCATTAAATGAGGACCACAATGGTTGATATATGTAAGCATGAATAAGAAGCATTAATTGTTTGGTTAGGCAACATACCCTTTTGGAGTAGGTAATCTGGGTTAGGCATTTGATATGTTAAGTgaccaataaagaaaaaaaaaaaggcatttgaTATGCTGTCTTTCTCCGTCATGTTAGCATGTTTGGCATTTACCTGTGAATCCAAGTGGTCTGCCTCCATTATAGCGAATTGCAAATTTGAGGAGTATGGTTGATTAGATTTGGTGTCCTAAAAATATTCTTCTTCAACTGTGAGACCTGTTTCTATATTTTGATGGCATGGGGCTGAGCATGGTATGCTCATCTGTTTTACTGGCCTGATATATCAAACTCTACACACACCGTGTTTGCTCGAACTTTAAAAAACCTTGCACTTGCCTTCTCTGATTTAGTTGCATTAGCTTTATAATGCCTCATTGCTTCACCGAAGGAACCTTTTATaggtacttataaaaaaaaaaaggaaccttTTATAGGTATTATTTTAACTCAATAGCAGTATTTTTGGTTTGCAAGCAGATTCAGCATCAAAACCATGGAGCATTTTGTTCGGCACCATTTTAAAGAGAGACGGCAAAGACATGACGCTTGGTATCTTCTTTGTCCAATGTATGAACCTGTACTGAGTTTTTGCTTCTGATCTGCAAACCATGTTCTGGCCTGGGAAAATTAGATGCAATTTGAGCTAGTAATCAGGTTTATCTCTCAAATTTGCTTCTTGCTATTAGACAGAGAACAAACTCTCATTTCTTATCCTGAATATATAAATTCCACGTGCTACAGAGTAGAATCAGAAGTAATCCACGGTCATGATAGCATTTGTTATtatcataatcatcatcatcattatttttgttattattcaCGTAGGAGCTTTTGTTGCTGAAGAGATGCCCTTGATGTTAATGTTGGTATCTCATTGGTGATTTTGTGGTGTCTAGGAGTGCTCTCACAACACACCTTACATCGGTTTCGGACAACAGCAGTTTTCCCTACACCCAAACCTTTATATAGATCAGCATATGTTGTAGACATGTGAAGGCTTCATGGTGATTCTATTGACCTCtatattttttgcttttaacGTCAGGGCAAAGTGCTGTTTCCACCTGCATATCAAATGGTGTTTTACACTTTGCATCCAAAACTACCAAAACGAACATATTACACGTTCAGAGTGCTAAAACATTGCGATGTGCACCATTCATTAAGATTCATCCATCTTAACGACCATAATTGGACAAGTTTGCTACTTGCTATTATCAGTGTTAGTAGTTAGAGGGTAAAACGTGTCAGTTTTGATAGTTATGTAAGGTATAAAACATCCTCTAGTACGTGGGTGGAAACTGTTTTTTCCTCGCTATATTCTTATAAAATTGCACTGTTGTTGCCTTCCATTTTCTACAGTGGACTTGAATGAGCAAAATTCTGATTTCTTTTGGCCAGAAATTAACTTGCAGATGGCTCTCCTTTTTGAAAACCTGTAAAGAGGATTGCGTCTACTGTTTCCACAGTTATAACCATCTCTTCCTTGATGATTATTATAGCCTTCTTTTTCGTTTTCCTTTTCTAGAGAGATTATTATAGCCTTCTTGATATACTTGACAGTACATATTTGTGAGCAGAACTTATTGCAACATTCAACTTGTAACTTGAAGAGCTCTCCCAGCTGAAATATGCAAATTGATTGTGCTCTTATTTTGGAGTTGTAACCATTACCTCCTTGATATTTGTTATAAGTTATAACCTTCAACATTCTAAATATGTGATGGCTATGGTCCGTGAAATCTGCAACTGTTGCTACTTGTTGCTATGACGTGCTTTGAAGAGAATTTCAAGGCGTTATTTCAAAATGTTCTAGCAGATAAGACATGGACTTTTTCGAACTGTTGGAGTTTCACTTTGTAAGTGAAAACGTGAGGTGGATTGCGAGTTTGCTTTTAAATCTGGTTGCAGCAAAATTAACCTTAAAATGGGCATTCCTTCTTTGTATCGTTTTGTCTGAATCGATCCAGCATCTTGAAAATACGACATTTCCAAGATAATGTATCCTTTTCCAGTATATTATGATAATGCTCTCAACAAAACAAAGCATTGGCGAAGGTGATTGTATGATAATGTTGTATTGCATTTCCTGTTATAGTTGTGATATTTCCTTTCCTGTTTTCTAATCAATTTGAACTGTTGGGACCGTAACGCTCTCTGAAGCTGGCAAGCACGTGCtagtatattatattaaaaaaatttaaaattagaaattttctttttgtcgTGGAGAAATTTGCATGCATTTCATCAAGTCCCAAAGTCGAGTTGGGGTGCGCTAAACAATTTAGAAAGAATTCTACTTTTGGTAATATCACAAGCCTAACACCTACGTAAGATTTTACCAATTGAATTATCCACGAGAAGCTAATATATACCTCCTTCGTGCATGTTGGTCCCATTGAGACGAGGACACGAACCTTTTTGGGTACTTTACATGACATCCGGGTAGCCTAAACCTGACACATGGTACCTCACATTCCAAGCTCTGCCACGTTGCCTGACTCGTGTCTTTGCCCAAGATCATCGTCCTCTTCCTTTAAATTCCCAGTCTCGGTAAATTTGCACTTCACTCTCATCCTTTCGTGATACGGTCTACGTGTATCATCACTCCAGTCGGTTTTCACAGCAAACCTGGTTCCCTAGCTTTGACACTTCGTATCACTCTCTCTGATTCGTCCCATCTTCGTCTGTAGATTAGAGTACGTTAAAGGGCAGTGAGTTTGTTTGATAATAATCCATTATAATGGCTTCCAAGCTACTTCTTCGGCTATTTGTTATGGTGGTGGTGATGCTGGTAGTGCTAGAAATCTCCTTTGCGGGGGGCTCTGTGCACTCAGCAAATGAGGAAGGTCGTGACTATGAGGAAGCAAAGAACAAGGCGAAACATGCGCAGGATAAAGCGGCAGAGACGGCGCAAGAGACCAGAGAAGCTTCGGAGTCGTGGGCCGAGTGGGCTAAGGAGAAAATTGGTTTGAAGCAAGAGGAATCCAAGGAAACTGCTAAGAAGGCTTCTGATACGGCGTCTGACGCTGCAAAGAAGACCAGAGACAAGTTCGAGGAGGTGGCTTCTGGTTTGTCTAAACTCTCTCCCCGCCAAACGACCTCAATCGTAATTCCatagaaaaaaattgaccaACCGTTATAACTATGAAAGGACAACCCAATGAGTTGCCAAAAGAATGTTGTCATAAACAATTGCTACTAATTGTGGCCAAATGGACTAGGTGGTTGTGTTTTCTATTTAGAAATAAGGTTCATGGATGAAGAATTGCCTTAGTTGTGAACGATCCTACTTCCTAGGATAATCAGGGCTTCCTTAGCATTAAAAGAGGTTGGATTATGGATTTATTAATTGTTGTGTTTTGAATCGATGGGCATGCAGGAGCGGGTCAATACAGTGCAGATAAGGTTAGAGATGTAAAAGATGCGACAACAGAGAAGGTCTGGGACGCTAAAAATGCTGCTACAGAGAAGGCTGGTGACATAACAAATGCAGCGAAGGAGAAGGCCGGTGAAGCGGCAAACGCAGCAAAGGAGAAGGCCAGTGAAGCGGCAAACGCAGCAAAGGAGAAGGCTAGTAAAGTAAAGAATGCAGCGACCGAGAAAGCCAGCGAAACAATAAATGAGGCAAAGGAAATAACATCCCGGAAGGCAGAAGAGGCATCTCAGACGGCAAGGGAAGCAGCAGATAAAGCTTCTGAAGCGAAGGAAAGAGTATCACAAAAGATAGAAGAGACAAAGGAGAAGACATATCAGGCGGCAAGGGAAGCAGCAGAGAAAGCTTCGGAAGAAAAACGTAGAGTAACCGAAAAGGCGGAGGAAGCGAAGGATGCAACGACAGGGATGGGAAGGAGTGCCGTGGAGGAAGCGAAGATGAAGACGCCCGAGGCGGAGGACCACATAAGTTGGGCAAAGGAAAAAGCGAAGGAGGCTTACGAAGCAGCTAAAAAGAAAGCAGCAGAAACCTTGGAGACAGCCAAGCAGAAGACGCATGAAATTAAAGACAATATAGCCGGTCGAGGCCGTGATGAGGAGCTCTGAGCTGATCCACGTGGcaagatatattatatatgagttatatatgagtaatgctatatatactacactcttatcttattttgatcatagtGGTATGTGTCATattcatcactattagatgatcaaaaaatatgtaataaatgatcattta
Above is a genomic segment from Juglans microcarpa x Juglans regia isolate MS1-56 chromosome 1D, Jm3101_v1.0, whole genome shotgun sequence containing:
- the LOC121237829 gene encoding late embryogenesis abundant protein D-29 isoform X4, with the translated sequence MASKLLLRLFVMVVVMLVVLEISFAGGSVHSANEEGRDYEEAKNKAKHAQDKAAETAQETREASESWAEWAKEKIGLKQEESKETAKKASDTASDAAKKTRDKFEEVASGAGQYSADKVRDVKDATTEKVWDAKNAATEKAGEAANAAKEKASEAANAAKEKASKVKNAATEKASETINEAKEITSRKAEEASQTAREAADKASEAKERVSQKIEETKEKTYQAAREAAEKASEEKRRVTEKAEEAKDATTGMGRSAVEEAKMKTPEAEDHISWAKEKAKEAYEAAKKKAAETLETAKQKTHEIKDNIAGRGRDEEL
- the LOC121237829 gene encoding late embryogenesis abundant protein D-29 isoform X1, coding for MASKLLLRLFVMVVVMLVVLEISFAGGSVHSANEEGRDYEEAKNKAKHAQDKAAETAQETREASESWAEWAKEKIGLKQEESKETAKKASDTASDAAKKTRDKFEEVASGAGQYSADKVRDVKDATTEKVWDAKNAATEKAGDITNAAKEKAGEAANAAKEKASEAANAAKEKASKVKNAATEKASETINEAKEITSRKAEEASQTAREAADKASEAKERVSQKIEETKEKTYQAAREAAEKASEEKRRVTEKAEEAKDATTGMGRSAVEEAKMKTPEAEDHISWAKEKAKEAYEAAKKKAAETLETAKQKTHEIKDNIAGRGRDEEL
- the LOC121237520 gene encoding uncharacterized protein LOC121237520 isoform X1, yielding MEVKAMEVKKIIAICQSGGEFVTNKEGSLSYSGGEAFAIDIDQHTQLNDFKSEIAEMFDFSVDNMIIKYFLPGNKKTLITISKDKDLQRMVNFLGDSVTVDVFIMPEEAAARNVSNMPASRSSRTTVSEAVIPVVAPLNIRVDTANGNNCMDIDMVSGTPISYLAGSDDDKHRKAAQQWENTITGVDQRFNSFSEFREALHKYSIAHGFAYRYKKNDSHRVTVKCKSQGCPWRIYASRLSTTQLICIKKMNTQHTCEGAAVKAGYRATRGWVGSIIKEKLKVAPNYKPKDIADDIKREYGIQLNYSQAWRAKEIAREQLQGSYKEAYNLLPFFCEKIKETNPGSVATFTTKDDSSFHRLFVSFHASMSGFQQGCRPLLFLDSTPLNSKYQGVLLSATAVDGDDGIFPIAFAVVDAETEENWHWFVMELKSAVSTSQQITFVADFQNGLKESLAEIFDKCYHSYCLRHLAEKLNKDLKGQFSHEARRFMINDLYAAAYAPKLDGFNRSVENIKGISPEAYNWVIQSEPEHWANAFFGGARYNLMTSNFGQQFYSWVSEAHELPITQMIDALRGKMMESIYMRRVDSSQRTTKLTPSKEERLQKETSLAQSLQVLHLHGNTFEVRGESVDVVDIDHWDCSCKEWQLTGLPCCHAIAVFECIGRSPYDYCSRYFTVENYCLTYAESIHPVPNVDRPIEGESADAIVTVTPPPTKRPPGRPKMKQAESIDIIKRQLQCSKCKGLGHNKKTCKDS
- the LOC121237829 gene encoding late embryogenesis abundant protein D-29 isoform X2 translates to MASKLLLRLFVMVVVMLVVLEISFAGGSVHSANEEGRDYEEAKNKAKHAQDKAAETAQETREASESWAEWAKEKIGLKQEESKETAKKASDTASDAAKKTRDKFEEVASGAGQYSADKVRDVKDATTEKVWDAKNAATEKAGDITNAAKEKASEAANAAKEKASKVKNAATEKASETINEAKEITSRKAEEASQTAREAADKASEAKERVSQKIEETKEKTYQAAREAAEKASEEKRRVTEKAEEAKDATTGMGRSAVEEAKMKTPEAEDHISWAKEKAKEAYEAAKKKAAETLETAKQKTHEIKDNIAGRGRDEEL
- the LOC121237520 gene encoding uncharacterized protein LOC121237520 isoform X2; translation: MDIDMVSGTPISYLAGSDDDKHRKAAQQWENTITGVDQRFNSFSEFREALHKYSIAHGFAYRYKKNDSHRVTVKCKSQGCPWRIYASRLSTTQLICIKKMNTQHTCEGAAVKAGYRATRGWVGSIIKEKLKVAPNYKPKDIADDIKREYGIQLNYSQAWRAKEIAREQLQGSYKEAYNLLPFFCEKIKETNPGSVATFTTKDDSSFHRLFVSFHASMSGFQQGCRPLLFLDSTPLNSKYQGVLLSATAVDGDDGIFPIAFAVVDAETEENWHWFVMELKSAVSTSQQITFVADFQNGLKESLAEIFDKCYHSYCLRHLAEKLNKDLKGQFSHEARRFMINDLYAAAYAPKLDGFNRSVENIKGISPEAYNWVIQSEPEHWANAFFGGARYNLMTSNFGQQFYSWVSEAHELPITQMIDALRGKMMESIYMRRVDSSQRTTKLTPSKEERLQKETSLAQSLQVLHLHGNTFEVRGESVDVVDIDHWDCSCKEWQLTGLPCCHAIAVFECIGRSPYDYCSRYFTVENYCLTYAESIHPVPNVDRPIEGESADAIVTVTPPPTKRPPGRPKMKQAESIDIIKRQLQCSKCKGLGHNKKTCKDS
- the LOC121237829 gene encoding late embryogenesis abundant protein D-29 isoform X5 is translated as MASKLLLRLFVMVVVMLVVLEISFAGGSVHSANEEGRDYEEAKNKAKHAQDKAAETAQETREASESWAEWAKEKIGLKQEESKETAKKASDTASDAAKKTRDKFEEVASGAGQYSADKVRDVKDATTEKVWDAKNAATEKASEAANAAKEKASKVKNAATEKASETINEAKEITSRKAEEASQTAREAADKASEAKERVSQKIEETKEKTYQAAREAAEKASEEKRRVTEKAEEAKDATTGMGRSAVEEAKMKTPEAEDHISWAKEKAKEAYEAAKKKAAETLETAKQKTHEIKDNIAGRGRDEEL
- the LOC121237829 gene encoding late embryogenesis abundant protein D-29 isoform X3, with the translated sequence MASKLLLRLFVMVVVMLVVLEISFAGGSVHSANEEGRDYEEAKNKAKHAQDKAAETAQETREASESWAEWAKEKIGLKQEESKETAKKASDTASDAAKKTRDKFEEVASGAGQYSADKVRDVKDATTEKVWDAKNAATEKAGDITNAAKEKAGEAANAAKEKASKVKNAATEKASETINEAKEITSRKAEEASQTAREAADKASEAKERVSQKIEETKEKTYQAAREAAEKASEEKRRVTEKAEEAKDATTGMGRSAVEEAKMKTPEAEDHISWAKEKAKEAYEAAKKKAAETLETAKQKTHEIKDNIAGRGRDEEL